From the Sphingobacterium sp. lm-10 genome, the window GCCGTGTCGGAATCTCCTTTTTGGGTGCCCACATACAGGCGAGCCGGCAGATCATTGATCATGTACTGCGCGTGTTCTGTCATGCTAGACTTCTCATTATGGATCACCAGAGGAATTGCTTGCGCAATGTATTGCTCATAGGGGGTATTTACTTCCATAACCATAATGGTACTCTGCATCTCCAGATTTTGCAGACCGGTAAAACTGGTGGCAGGCTCAAATCCTGCCGAAGCAGCTAAGCTCACCTTTGCGCCGGCGACCATCTGATGTTGCGGTGTAGCTTCATTGATGATCAAGGTTTGCGCCTGTGCGTTCCAAGATGTCATCAGTAGGCTACAAACCAACAGAAAGACCAAGCCCAATTTTTTCATGTTTATTTTTTCCGATCGTGAATGTGATGTTCAATATCCTTGATGATAATCGAGATAAAATCTTCACCTGTCAGCTCCGACGCTTGTTGTAAAGCGCCAGGGCTAAATACGTTGATTTCCATGATTTTACTACCTACGATGTCGAGGCCTACCAAGTACATGCCGTCTTTGACTAATTGATCTGCGACAAGTTTAACCACTTCTAAGGTTTTGTCGTCTATCTCCGCTGCATGCATGGTAGCTCCCTGATGCACATTACTGCGGATTTCATTTTCGGGCTGTACCCTACGTACCGCGGCATATTTTCCATTCTTTTTGATGGGTTCGCCATTCAACAAGAAAAAGCGTAGGTCGCCCTTACTGGCTTCCGGCAAATATTCTTGCGCAATAATATATCCATCGCGCGCGATGGCTTCCACGGTTTGCTTCAAATTCTGAGCGCTTTCTTTATTGATTAGAAACACGTTCTTTCCGCCAGAACCTTTCAGTGGTTTTAGAATTATTTTGCTGTCGTTTTTGTCGAAGAAGTTTTGCACGTCCGCATAGTTCCGTGTCACAATGGTTTTCGGGCGGATACTTTCGTCAAAGTTTTCCAGATACAATTTGTTACTGGCGCGTGTGAGCGCTTCCGGATTGTTGATCACGAAGACACCCTGTTGCTGTGCCAATTCGGCAAATTGCAAGCCGGCAGCAGCAGCCCAAGGGCGAGAGATCATCTCATCTGCTGCATCGAAACGAAGCCATAGCACGTCGATCTGATTGAGGTTGACCAGGCTTTTTTCGGTTTCGCGCACCACATGAATTAAATCCGACTCGTCGTGGATACTTTCGTGCGGAGATACCTGCCGTGCATGGGCGCCCACTACAATCTCCGGATCATAGTAGAAATCGGCTAAGCCGATATAAAAAACTTCGTGTCCGCGCTCCAGCGCTTTTAATGCCAAAGAAGTGGTGGTGTAATAGGCCTCTTCTTTATGTGTCTGATTGATTACAAATGCTATTTTCATAGGGATAAGATGTCGTTGTTTAGGGATTATTTGCATCAATCATATGGTGCAAAATGAATTTATATCATGTAATTATTGAATCATTTTAAATATCCCAGAGCTCTTTCTAAGTGCCTCCAACTCATGGATATAGGGTTCTTCCAGATAGCGAGGATGCAAGGAAGGCGGTTTTATAATGCCTTTAAGCATAAGTTCCTGTATAATCGGGATGTATTCTTTTCTGATTTTGCCCATCATGAGCAACGTAATATCATTGCCCTCCTTAATATATTTTACCAGCTCGATTAAGCCTTGCAGGTATAGCGCATCTTTCGTTAATCCACCACTTCGGTATACGCGCATAGTCATCTGGAAAGCCGTTTCATGGTCGAAACTGTATCGCTCTACCAGCATAGAGAAGGTATCTATGAATTTATTGCCAGCCACCATATGATGTACGGCAACTACGCGGCCTGCCAAGATCCTGAGCCGAGCATTGGTCAATTCGCCCACGAGGTACTCGGAGAGCACAGCCAATCCTTCTTGTAGTTTTTCATAGCCAGGCACACCTAACTTAAATAGGTTGAAAGGCTGTTGCTTACCGTTAAAATAGGTGACGATATGCGTACCAACCTCATGCTGTATTAGCGCCTGTGCTCGATTGCGCGGCAAGCTGTATTGCTTACTAATATTGAGTACGCCCTGATTTACCATCACGCCGGAAATGTCGTCGCGGAGACGCACGGTTGTATTAAATTCGGGATGCTGTGATTTCAGATACTGAATCTCCTTTTCGGCCATTGCCGCAAACTCCTTTGCCTGAATAATATCCTGCGAGTTGGTTCGTATGATTGTATCTTCTTCCGTGATGGTGAGTATCGCTTTGGCTTTATCCAATAAGCTTTCGGCCACATTACCAAAAATTTGCAGACTGCCGAGCATAAAACCTTCTTTGCCTCGGTCGCTCAGCATGGTCATCATGGCATCCAGCTCGCGGCGCTTGTCGCGAAACAAATAAGCAATCGTTGGGTCGTACAAGTCTTCGATCCGAAGGTTGTACAGATTCCGTTTGATAATATCAGGATCGATCGGCATGGGCCGGTATTGAAACACGGGAGCTTTCCGGAAATTGTCTTTTTTGAACTGCAGCCAGGCCTCGTGTGCGTTAACCGGTGTGATCAACAGCAGGAAGTCAAAACGCTGACTTTCCTTGGCCAACTGTTGATCGATCTCCCAGACTAGCGGAGCCAATTCACTTTGATGCGTGATTTTAAATTCAGTTGGCTTTGCAGTGGTATGAATACGGATAAATTCAAAAAATGTTCGGGATAGACTCTTCGAAAGTGTTTCCCGAAATTGTCGGAGCAAAATGGGTAAAATCTCGTGCTTCCCATACAGATAAGTGTCCTTCACTCGGATGCCGATGTACTGTACCTGGCTATTCTTTTTTTCTTTGAGATCGATGAGTGGTGCAGCATCTTCGGGGCCAGGGGATTTTGTGCTGGTGATCACTTCTGCCGATAGCGCAGTGCGTTCTGCGTGAATGTGCTTTAGTAAATATTGCGCTACAGACTGGATGTTTTTCCGCGTGATTAGCAAATCGATGTCATTGCGCTGCGTGGAAGGTGCCACCCATGCTTCTACGATTAGACATCCACCAAATTCTTCCACCAGCTTTTGCGCAATCGGTTCCACCCATTGCTGAATAGGGAAAGTCGTATCATGAACTGCCAGATAGGCATATTCCGTTTTCACCAGCTCCGCCAACATGGGGTCTTCTTCTTCGCCCGCGCGATACACAAATAGGTAAGGAACAATCTTATTGAATACCAATTTGTTTTTCGTTGGCAACTTCACATGAAAGGGTGTCTTCGTGTGTATATCCTGTAAGATTCCCTCTAAAATGCTATTTTCGTTCTTCATCGGCAAAATAATCGTGTAACATATCCTTTGTATGTAGCAATAGCTGCTTGTAACTTTGCAATTTTTCCGGATAGATTTGTCCGGTCCATTCATCCATAAAATCCTTACGGAACTCTATGGATAAGACACAGCCATACGCGCCATACCGATCAGTAATGTATTTGGAAAGATAGCCTCCGTTGAATTTGATGTTTTCCCGAATATCTACCGGGGGTAAACCCACTTCTTGCTGACGGACCGAACTAATAAAAGCGTCAATCAGCTCGCGCCATTTCGGATTGTTGTGAGCAGTACCTAAGTTTATTTCTGGGTTTTTATCCTTATCTACCTCTTCAAAACGATCATTACGCTTCGCATTATAGCTGTGAATGTCATAGATCACAAAGTAGCCGTATTGCTGTATGGTCGCCTGAATGAGTTCGTCGATCTGCGCATACATGGCATCGTGCGTTTCATAAAGCGTATTGATGAGGTCAGTGGGCAGCTCTTTGTCCCAGACGGAGATACCCCAGGCTTGTTCGGGTTGGAGATAGACAGCATCTTTGCGAATACGATTGAGATCCAGCTGAAAGCGGGACGTAGCCGATATAAATCTATTAAAAGGCAATTCTGCCAAGCTGCCCGTCTGCGGATCTTCTTCGCGTAACCGCGTATCTTCGTCTGAAATTAAATAGGGAAGGAGTGCCTCATCCACATGATGTCCGTCGTGTATTGCAAATGCCCAGAAGGGACTACTCGTTTTTTCGATCAGGTGTTTGTATTCCATCAGTCTATGTTTTTGGTTTTAGGTCTGCGAACCTAATTCGTTTTATTAACTGATGAGTGGGCAAAAAGTTTGGTTTTGCCGAGCTGTACGCCACTTGAAACTTAAAAAACTGTAATGCAGTTTCGCTCACCACAGCAATCTCTATTTTCCTGCTAATTATCTCTATAACTCTTTAAGGGAGCAACTTATTCCACAACACTATAGGTATCTAATGATAATCTCAGAGTTTAACTATCTACTTGATTGATTCTAAGGTTTTTAATTCTTCATTGCAAGAAGTAATGGTGGTCGGTATTTTACAATATATGGGAATTTTGAGCACTACTATTTAAATAAGAATATTTTATCGTTAAACTAGAAATGATTGACCATATAATAATTATTAGAATAATAATTAATTTTAAAGAAAAAATAGCTAAATTGTGTTTTGTATGGAAAAAAGTGGCAAATCTCCTAAATTGCAAGTGATATACATTACATTGCTTTTTTTTCTCTTGTTGGCGTCAATTGCACTCCCTATTATACAGATTCCCATATCTGTATCTGCAAGAGGTGTTATAAGACCGCAACAAGAGAGTACTAATCTAATCTCCATGGTAAGTGGAAGAGTGGTCGATTCCAGAATAGTAAAAAATAACCAACACATTAGAAAATATGACACATTATTAGTTATTACTTCTGATGCGCTACATAGTAAATATCAATACCAAGAACAGCAGAAACAAGATTACCGAAGTCAATTATCTGATTTGAAATTATTGACTACTGGTGTGGAAAGTGGATTGAAAACAGGGCAATATCAAATGGAATTATCTGCTTGGAAAGAAAAGCTAGGAGAAATACAAACACAACTTGCTCTCTCTGATAAAGAATTAAAACGTAATCAGCAATTGTTTGAGATCGGAATTTTGCCTCTAGCAGAGTTTGATAAAAGTGTGCACCTTCATGAACAATTGACCATTCAGAAAAAAGTTGCTAGAGAGCAACAGATGGCACTATGGCAAAGTCAAAAGCTTGATATGGAGCGCCAACTTCGTACAATATCAAATGACATACATCAACTCAATATTGAGTCCTCGAATCATATACTTACTGCACCAATGGATGGCAGAATTATCGATTTCTCTGGATTACAGTCAGGTAATTATATTGTGCAGGGCCAACAGGTCGCGACAATCTCGCCTGTAGAGGGATTATTGGCTGAATGCATGGTTCCGCCAACATCCATAGGTTTTATACATGTAGATCAACAGGTCAAGTTTCAACTAGATACTTATAACTACAATCAATGGGGGCTAGCTACTGGTAAAGTGATTGACGTCGATCAGCAAATCCGGATCAATGAGCACACGGGTGAATCTTTTTTTTTGGTGCGATGTAGTATAGATCAAACTTTCTTAGCACTGAAAAATGGTTATCACGGCGATATTACGAAAGGGCTAACTTATACAGCCCGGTTTTACTTAACTGACCGCACCCTGTGGCAATTGCTCTTTGATAAGGCAGATGATTGGTTTAACCCAAATTTTCTATAAACTATAGCATAAAGATTGAAAAAGATGAATACACCAAAAATAAATGTCAAACAACATGACATGAGAGATTGTGGTGCTGCTTGTTTATCCTCGATAGGAGGATATTATGGATTACAACTTCCTATTGCGAAGATCAGGCAATATTGCCATACGGATACCCGAGGTACAAACATTCTGGGTCTGACCGAAGGATTGGCGAAAATGGGATTTCTTGCAAAAGGTGTTCGCGGTAAGGAAGAAGCCCTAGCACAAATTCCGTTACCAGCAATTGCACATATTGTCATTAAAGATCAGTTACAGCATTTTGTGGTTATCTATAAAGTCGATAAGCAACACATCACGGTGATGGATCCTGGAGTTGGTAAGATGGAAAAATACAATTGGGAATCATTTAAAAAAGTATGGACTGGTGTACTTGTTTTGTTGGAGCCCAACGAGTACTTCGAAAAGCGAAATGAGCATGTTAACAATATGGTGCGCTTCTGGCAACTAATACAGCCGCATCGCTCAGTAGTTTTTCAGGCTTTAGTAGGAGCCATGGTATATACTTTATTGGGCTTGTCTTCGGCTATATATATCGAGAAAATAACGGATTATGTGTTGATTGATGGTAATTTGAGATTATTAAATCTGCTCTCGGTAGGTATGATCATAATTTTGATCTTTCAAATTTTTTTAAGCATTGTGAAGAGCATATTGGTATTGCAGACAGGTCAACGAATTGATCGACATCTAATTTTAGGTTATTACAAGCACCTGTTTAGTCTTCCGCAACGTTTTTTTGATACCATGAAAGTTGGAGAAATTATATCCCGAGTAAATGATGCAGTGAAAATAAGAACCTTTATCAATGATGTATCTATACAGATTGTCGTTAACATCTTTATTGTACTGTTCTCCTTTGCACTAATGTTTACGTATTATTGGAAACTCGCGCTGGTTGTAGCGTTGGTCATTCCATTGTATTTGGGCGTCTACTGGATTAGCAATCGCTTGAATAAAAAGGTGGAACGCAGACTCATGGAAGAAGGTGCCGACTTGGAAGCCCACCTAGTCGAATCGCTTACAGCAGCGAAAACCATTAAGCTTTTTGGTGTGGAAACCTTCGCCAATAATAAGACAGATCAGCGATTCAGTATTTTACTAAAAACTATTTATCGATCGGTGATGAACGGGATTTTCTCTGGAAATGCTTCGGAATTTCTGTCTCGCATATTTACCATTGTACTTTTGTGGGTAGGATCGAAGTATGTGATTGAGCGTGTCATTACACCAGGAGAGCTTCTTTCTTTCTACGCCTTAATCGGTTATTTTACAAGTCCGGTTTCCCAGCTCATTGGCATGAATAAGAGTGTACAAAATGCGTTAATAGCATCAGATCGTTTATTCGAAATCATGGATTTAGAGCGAGAAGAACTGACCGATAAAATGGATCTTAAACCTGAACAGATTGGAAACATACAGTTCGACAAAGTATCATTCAGCTATGGATCGCGGGCAAAAATATTCACTGACTTCAGTTGCGAATTTGAAATAGGTAAAATGACAGCCATTGTAGGTGAAAGTGGTTCTGGGAAAACTACGTTGGTAACCTTGATACAAAACCTATATACGTTGCAAAGCGGAAAAATTCAGATTGGGGAGTATGATATTAGCTATGTTTCGAATTATTCCCTACGACATCTTATATCTACCGTTCCGCAAGAAATTGAGTTATTTTCTGGGAATGTTATAGAAAATATCGCTTTAGGAGAAGAGTTCCCAGACATGCAACGTATCATTATGATCACGAAACAGCTCGATATACTTGGGTTTATAGATAAACTACCAGAAGGTTTTCAGACTTATTTAGGGGAAAATGGAACACTATTGTCTGGTGGACAAAAGCAACGGATTGCTATTGCTCGTGCTATCTATCGCAATCCGGAGATTTTGGTTTTAGACGAAGCAACATCCTCTTTGGATTCTGAATCAGAGATTGTTATACAAAATACCTTCAAATTGTTGAAAGAAATGGGGAAGACACTTATAATCATTGCCCACAGACTCAGTAGTATAGCGCATGCCGATAAAATTATGGTACTAAAGGATGGGAGAATAATCGAAGAGGGTGCACATCAGCTATTACTCGATCAAAAAAAATCCTACTATAGAAAACTATGGAGCAAACAAAGCCAGGTGTTGTCGTGAGTGTAGCCAATAAAATGGCTTCTATTAAATCTTCGAAGAAGACGGTTAATGTACTGTACGTGATTTTATTTCTTTTGTGCACCGCTCAACAAAATGCTTTTTCGCAGGAACGATGGAATTTGCAGCGATGTATCGATTCTGCATTACTCCGAAATTTGGATTTAGCAAAACAAGAGAGAGAAATTGAACTAAAAAAATATGAATTACAAATAGCGAAGCGCGAACGTCTGCCTATGGTGCAGGGATATGGTAATCTTTACGCGAATTTTGGACGTGCGCAAGATGTTTTTGGAAATATACAAAGGAATGATAACCTGAATAGCAATATGGGCATTACTGCAGAGATTATGCTATACAATTTTGATAGGTTACGTAATCAGGCTCGTCAAGCCGCAGTAGGTGTAGATAGGGAGGTTTTAGAAAAAGAAATTCTGGATAGGGAGTTGACAATGAGGGTAGTAGAAGCATACTTTTATCTGTTGATGCAAATTGCATTGGTTGACTCTAGAGATTCAGCCGTAATGTTTTCCCAACATTTGTACGAACGTGCAGAAAAAACCACGCAAATTGGTACCACATCCGCAAGTGAGTTACATGAAGCTAAAGCGAATCTAGCTCGAGAGAAGCAGCAATTGCAGCGAGTGATCATGGATTGCGAGCTTGCTCAATTACAGCTTATACAATTGTTGCAAATAGAAGATCACAACCATATACTATTTCTTCCGGACGAACTTGACTTTGGCGTCGGATGGGAGATTTCTTCTTTGGAGGATCTTGTATTACAATCATATCAAAAACAACCTAGTGCTAGGAGGTATGTGATATGGCAACAAGATTTGAAGCTTCAGGAGCAAGTAATCAAGGCGGGGCTTTATCCCACCGTGACAGGCGCGGCGACATTAGGCACATTATATTTTAATGCTTTTCGGCAATTGATGACGGATCCATTCTTTTTTCAAACTCGGAACAATTTTGCTCAGCAACTGGTGTTAAATCTTTCCATACCGATATTTGATCGGGGCAGAACTCGCAGTCAATTACGACAATTGCATGTGCGAGAAAGTCAGCTACGTATTGAAAATGATATCGAGCGTCTCTTAATACGTCAGCAAATCGAGAAAATATACTTGGACTATAAAACAAACTATCAAAATAAGACCTATGCGGAGGAGGCTAGAAATGATACACAAAAGGCTTTAGAGTTTGCAAGAACAAGTTTTACAGCAGGGCAGATTAGTATATACGAATTGAATACAAGTCGACAAAATTTTATTGAGGCAGAAAGTGAATTGTTAAAGGCTAGGTATAGTATGCTTTTTAGCCTTAAAATGTTGCAATACCAAGTGAATGATACCTATATGCCATTTTGATTTTTTAATAAGACATGATATAAATAGAATTTTGAACAAAACGTAGGGCTATGCAGTTATTTAAATACATAGAACGTATTAATCTGATCGATAAATTGATACGACAACGTCGCACAGGAACACCCGCTGTACTAGCGCGTAGACTAGGGATATCTGTATCTCGACTATACGCTATCTTGGATCAATTGAAGTGTCGTGGTGCACCGATACGTTACTGTAGGGATACTAGTACTTATTTTTATGAAGAGGAGTTTGCCATTTCTATTACCATTACATTAGAACAATTAAAAGAGCCGGTCGTTCGTAAAATATCAGGTGGATATGCTCTTTTTACTAATTTTTTTGCCACTACTTTTTTTGTGGAGTGAGTACAGCTAATTTAGTATTGTTGATCAACGACAGCGAAATCCGAAAAGCTGAAATAGAGTAGGAAAATAATTTAAACAAATTATTATTATGAAAACTTTAGATGTAACAAAATTAGGTGTCCAAGAGCTAAATGAAAAAGAGATGGCTAACATTGATGGGGGCATTTGGCCTTTGCTAGTTGTGGCTGCAGTTGCGTATTTCTTGACATCAGACGAGCGTCAAGAAAATTAAAATCCACCGGTACTTTGATATGTCAACTTCATAACCAAAGTACCGGATATTTCTACCTAGCTAAATTAATGGATTTTACAATTATTAACTATATCATCTGGGATGTAGACCCAGATATATTTACTATACCATGGATTAATCGACCCATTCGATGGTATGGTTTGTTTTGGCTGCTGGGGCTAATTATGAGCTATCAATTCTTAAATAATATATTCAAATCGGAGGGTAAGTCTATTGATCTGCTGGATAAATTAAGTTGGAGCATCATTTTGGGTACGCTGATAGGGGCGCGTCTCGGACATGTGTTATTCTATAATCCATCGTATTATTTTCTGCAACGCCCTCTAGAAATATTCGCGGTATGGGAAGGCGGTTTAGCTAGTCACGGAGGAGCGATTGGGATTTTAGTCGCTATGATTATTTTTTCGAAAAGAAATCACATCAATTTCTGGTGGTTGGCTGACCGGATAGCGATTGTGATACCACTTGCTAGTGGATTGATCCGTTTGGGTAATCTTTTTAATTCTGAAATGATCGGTAGTGCTACTTCTGTTCCATGGGCCTTTATATTTACAAAATATGACTATGTTCCGAGACACCCAGCCCAATTATATGAGGCAATTTCATATTTTCTAGTTTTTATCGTCTTAGTCTGTTTATCTCGTACTGATGTAATTCGCCGGAAAGGGAATCTATTCGCGATGATGCTCATCAGCATGTTTTCATTGCGATTTGTTCTAGAAATATTCAAGCTGAATCAGGAATTGTTTGAAGATAATATGTTCTTGAACATGGGGCAAATACTAAGTCTTCCATTCTTATTAGGAGGTATTATTATACTAATTCTTAATCCCAAAAAGCAATGAATATAAACTAGATGAAAAGGATAGCGAAATGGAGAGGAAGTATTAGAGGATAGGAAAAAGTAATTTGCTTATATATAGTAAGTTAACTTAGTGAGAGAGGAGGCCGATTGGGTATTCTGATATTTATAAGAAAATGAACCGCGACCCAAGTGAGATAAGGAATATTTTTCCTGTAAATTTGAAGATATGCTTCCTTCTCCGGAAAACCGACGTAAGATTGTTCATATCGATATGGACGCTTTCTATGCTTCCATAGAGCAGCGTGACTTTCCGGAATTGCGAGGTAAGGCACTTGCTGTGGGTGGTTCGCCCGATGGGCGCGGTGTGGTGGCCACTGCCAGTTATGAAGCGCGGAAGTTTGGTGTTCGATCGGCGATGTCTTCCCGACAGGCATTGCAGCTATGTCCTCATTTATTGTTTACCAAACCCCGGTTCGATGTATATAAGCAGGTATCTGAGCATATTCGGGAAATATTTAGGCGGTATACGGATCTCATCGAACCTTTGTCGCTCGATGAGGCCTATCTGGATGTCACCGAAGACAAAGCAGGCATTGGCTCTGCCATTGAAATAGCGAAAGCCATCAAATCTGCTATTAAAGCGGAGTTACACCTAACAGCCTCTGCAGGTGTGTCTGTCAATAAATTTATCGCTAAAATTGCGTCTGATTATCAGAAGCCTGATGGCTTAACCTTTATCGGTCCATCCAAGGTCATCCCATTTCTAGAAGCTTTGCCTATCGATAAGTTTTTTGGAGTAGGAAAAGTGACGGCACAAAAGATGAAAGGCTTAGGCATACACCAGGGCACCGATCTCAAGCGTTTTTCTGAATCGGATCTCATTCGTCACTTCGGGAAGTCGGGCACATTTTTCTATCATATGGTCCGCGGAAATGACAATCGGCCGGTCCGCCCCAATCGTATCTCAAAGTCTATCGGTATAGAGGATACTTTTTCGGCTGATATTGCCGACAAGGTAGAAATGATGGAGGAGCTGAAGACACTATGTGAAAAGTTGGAAAAACGATTGCAAGCTAAAGCAAAAAAAGGAAAAACGGTGACGGTAAAAATTAAATTTTCTGACTTTACCCAGATTACCCGAAGCAAAACATTGTTTTATGACATCAATCGATCAGCGGATATGTATTTGGTGGTTCAGGAACTGATGGATAAAGTGGATGTGGAGAATCTAAAGGTGCGCCTTTTGGGCGTTACGATATCCAATTTTACAGAACCTGAATTTATACCGAAAGAAGGGCGTCAGCTTCGGTTGTTCTAGCGGTGTTCAAAGTTTCGGAAACAGAACCTGCTATTTTGGGTGCGGCTATAATTATCGGCTGCTGATAACCCTCTCAGAATAAACTAATCTTTTATTCTTTTATATTTGAGCATGTTAATGAAAAAATCAAGATCAAATCTACTTTCCGTATTATCGGAATGTCTTGTCTTATTAACATCATTCGTGTCTTGCAATAGAACAAAAGAGCCTAGTATCGATCATTATATCGCGATAAAAAATCGAGACACCGCACATCTATCCCTCACTAGATATGATAAGCGTTTTTTTGGGAAGCTAATTATTCATAAACCGGGCGCAGTGACTGATTCGGGAGCGGTAAGGGGTAAAATAATCAATGATTCTCTGATTGGTGATTTCCATTACCAACCACACGGAGCCAGGCATCTGAAAAGGAGAGCATTCGCTTTACTTGATCGTAAAGATCATTTAATCAGAGGCTATGGAATACAGCACGTTTACATGGGAATTCCCTATTACGTGGAAAATTCCATAACCTTTCGTGAAGATGGATTTATATTTAATAAGATCCCTGTAAGTAACTCCAGGTAATTAGGTTTCAAAAGACATACTC encodes:
- a CDS encoding glutathione synthase, encoding MKIAFVINQTHKEEAYYTTTSLALKALERGHEVFYIGLADFYYDPEIVVGAHARQVSPHESIHDESDLIHVVRETEKSLVNLNQIDVLWLRFDAADEMISRPWAAAAGLQFAELAQQQGVFVINNPEALTRASNKLYLENFDESIRPKTIVTRNYADVQNFFDKNDSKIILKPLKGSGGKNVFLINKESAQNLKQTVEAIARDGYIIAQEYLPEASKGDLRFFLLNGEPIKKNGKYAAVRRVQPENEIRSNVHQGATMHAAEIDDKTLEVVKLVADQLVKDGMYLVGLDIVGSKIMEINVFSPGALQQASELTGEDFISIIIKDIEHHIHDRKK
- a CDS encoding flavohemoglobin expression-modulating QEGLA motif protein, with protein sequence MKNENSILEGILQDIHTKTPFHVKLPTKNKLVFNKIVPYLFVYRAGEEEDPMLAELVKTEYAYLAVHDTTFPIQQWVEPIAQKLVEEFGGCLIVEAWVAPSTQRNDIDLLITRKNIQSVAQYLLKHIHAERTALSAEVITSTKSPGPEDAAPLIDLKEKKNSQVQYIGIRVKDTYLYGKHEILPILLRQFRETLSKSLSRTFFEFIRIHTTAKPTEFKITHQSELAPLVWEIDQQLAKESQRFDFLLLITPVNAHEAWLQFKKDNFRKAPVFQYRPMPIDPDIIKRNLYNLRIEDLYDPTIAYLFRDKRRELDAMMTMLSDRGKEGFMLGSLQIFGNVAESLLDKAKAILTITEEDTIIRTNSQDIIQAKEFAAMAEKEIQYLKSQHPEFNTTVRLRDDISGVMVNQGVLNISKQYSLPRNRAQALIQHEVGTHIVTYFNGKQQPFNLFKLGVPGYEKLQEGLAVLSEYLVGELTNARLRILAGRVVAVHHMVAGNKFIDTFSMLVERYSFDHETAFQMTMRVYRSGGLTKDALYLQGLIELVKYIKEGNDITLLMMGKIRKEYIPIIQELMLKGIIKPPSLHPRYLEEPYIHELEALRKSSGIFKMIQ
- a CDS encoding N-formylglutamate amidohydrolase, producing the protein MEYKHLIEKTSSPFWAFAIHDGHHVDEALLPYLISDEDTRLREEDPQTGSLAELPFNRFISATSRFQLDLNRIRKDAVYLQPEQAWGISVWDKELPTDLINTLYETHDAMYAQIDELIQATIQQYGYFVIYDIHSYNAKRNDRFEEVDKDKNPEINLGTAHNNPKWRELIDAFISSVRQQEVGLPPVDIRENIKFNGGYLSKYITDRYGAYGCVLSIEFRKDFMDEWTGQIYPEKLQSYKQLLLHTKDMLHDYFADEERK
- a CDS encoding HlyD family efflux transporter periplasmic adaptor subunit; the encoded protein is MEKSGKSPKLQVIYITLLFFLLLASIALPIIQIPISVSARGVIRPQQESTNLISMVSGRVVDSRIVKNNQHIRKYDTLLVITSDALHSKYQYQEQQKQDYRSQLSDLKLLTTGVESGLKTGQYQMELSAWKEKLGEIQTQLALSDKELKRNQQLFEIGILPLAEFDKSVHLHEQLTIQKKVAREQQMALWQSQKLDMERQLRTISNDIHQLNIESSNHILTAPMDGRIIDFSGLQSGNYIVQGQQVATISPVEGLLAECMVPPTSIGFIHVDQQVKFQLDTYNYNQWGLATGKVIDVDQQIRINEHTGESFFLVRCSIDQTFLALKNGYHGDITKGLTYTARFYLTDRTLWQLLFDKADDWFNPNFL
- a CDS encoding peptidase domain-containing ABC transporter; the protein is MNTPKINVKQHDMRDCGAACLSSIGGYYGLQLPIAKIRQYCHTDTRGTNILGLTEGLAKMGFLAKGVRGKEEALAQIPLPAIAHIVIKDQLQHFVVIYKVDKQHITVMDPGVGKMEKYNWESFKKVWTGVLVLLEPNEYFEKRNEHVNNMVRFWQLIQPHRSVVFQALVGAMVYTLLGLSSAIYIEKITDYVLIDGNLRLLNLLSVGMIIILIFQIFLSIVKSILVLQTGQRIDRHLILGYYKHLFSLPQRFFDTMKVGEIISRVNDAVKIRTFINDVSIQIVVNIFIVLFSFALMFTYYWKLALVVALVIPLYLGVYWISNRLNKKVERRLMEEGADLEAHLVESLTAAKTIKLFGVETFANNKTDQRFSILLKTIYRSVMNGIFSGNASEFLSRIFTIVLLWVGSKYVIERVITPGELLSFYALIGYFTSPVSQLIGMNKSVQNALIASDRLFEIMDLEREELTDKMDLKPEQIGNIQFDKVSFSYGSRAKIFTDFSCEFEIGKMTAIVGESGSGKTTLVTLIQNLYTLQSGKIQIGEYDISYVSNYSLRHLISTVPQEIELFSGNVIENIALGEEFPDMQRIIMITKQLDILGFIDKLPEGFQTYLGENGTLLSGGQKQRIAIARAIYRNPEILVLDEATSSLDSESEIVIQNTFKLLKEMGKTLIIIAHRLSSIAHADKIMVLKDGRIIEEGAHQLLLDQKKSYYRKLWSKQSQVLS
- a CDS encoding TolC family protein; the protein is MEQTKPGVVVSVANKMASIKSSKKTVNVLYVILFLLCTAQQNAFSQERWNLQRCIDSALLRNLDLAKQEREIELKKYELQIAKRERLPMVQGYGNLYANFGRAQDVFGNIQRNDNLNSNMGITAEIMLYNFDRLRNQARQAAVGVDREVLEKEILDRELTMRVVEAYFYLLMQIALVDSRDSAVMFSQHLYERAEKTTQIGTTSASELHEAKANLAREKQQLQRVIMDCELAQLQLIQLLQIEDHNHILFLPDELDFGVGWEISSLEDLVLQSYQKQPSARRYVIWQQDLKLQEQVIKAGLYPTVTGAATLGTLYFNAFRQLMTDPFFFQTRNNFAQQLVLNLSIPIFDRGRTRSQLRQLHVRESQLRIENDIERLLIRQQIEKIYLDYKTNYQNKTYAEEARNDTQKALEFARTSFTAGQISIYELNTSRQNFIEAESELLKARYSMLFSLKMLQYQVNDTYMPF
- a CDS encoding class IIb bacteriocin, lactobin A/cerein 7B family; the encoded protein is MKTLDVTKLGVQELNEKEMANIDGGIWPLLVVAAVAYFLTSDERQEN